In the genome of Raphanus sativus cultivar WK10039 chromosome 4, ASM80110v3, whole genome shotgun sequence, one region contains:
- the LOC108813246 gene encoding serine/threonine-protein kinase D6PKL2, translated as MSSSTRKPSSGHGPELEAQKRSSSNTNTKLAEPLQSANQGVPEKSFKKRSGDPKPDFTSLSTVLEHVDSLTIDSSNDQEKKTSGYGSVKTSSVSAAKVSDGTSSLGKTSGSAKLSGGRLDFMESGKSSIYRGSTSSDVSDESSCSSFSSTINKPHKANDLSWEAIQAVRARDGVLGLSHFRLLKRLGCGDIGSVYLSELKGTKCYFAMKVMDKTSLASRKKLLRAQTEREILQSLDHPFLPTLYTHFETEKFSCLVMEFCPGGDLHTLRQRQPGKHFSEQAVKFYIAESLLAIEYLHMLGIVYRDLKPENVLVREDGHIMLSDFDLSLRCLVSPTLVKSAAVETDPLRKNVYCLEPTCIQPSCTVVPTTCFSPRLFSSKSKKERKSKNDAANQVRPLPELVAEPTDARSMSFVGTHEYLAPEIIKGEGHGSAVDWWTFGIFLYELLFGRTPFKGSGNRQTLFNVVGQPLRFPESPVVSFAARDLIRGLLMKEPQQRLGFKRGATEVKQHPFFEGVNWALIRCATPPEIPKPVELERGPVSSFAEESPTSQKTAAGLVLNAQKGSDNYLEFDFF; from the exons ATGTCGTCGTCCACTCGAAAGCCTAGTAGTGGTCATGGACCTGAACTCGAAGCTCAGAAGCGCTCCTCTTCAAATACTAACACTAAGTTAGCTGAGCCGCTGCAGTCAGCAAATCAAGGAGTTCCTGAGAAGTCGTTTAAGAAGCGATCTGGTGATCCCAAACCTGATTTCACCTCTTTATCCACCGTTCTTGAGCATGTAGATTCGCTGACTATCGATAGCAGCAACGACCAGGAGAAGAAAACATCTGGCTACGGCAGCGTCAAGACCAGCTCTGTCTCCGCGGCGAAAGTGAGTGACGGCACGAGCAGTCTCGGCAAGACGAGCGGAAGCGCCAAGCTCAGCGGCGGCCGCCTCGATTTCATGGAGAGCGGTAAGAGCAGTATCTACAGAGGAAGCACGAGCAGTGACGTGAGCGACGAGAGCAGTTGCAGCAGCTTCAGCAGCACTATCAACAAACCTCACAAGGCCAACGACTTGAGCTGGGAAGCGATCCAGGCGGTTAGGGCCAGGGACGGGGTGTTGGGACTGAGCCACTTCAGGCTGCTCAAGAGGCTGGGATGCGGTGACATAGGGAGTGTTTATCTCTCTGAGCTGAAAGGGACAAAGTGTTACTTCGCGATGAAGGTGATGGACAAGACGTCTCTCGCTAGTCGCAAGAAGCTTCTAAGGGCTCAGACTGAAAGAGAGATTCTCCAGTCTTTGGATCACCCTTTCCTCCCTACGCTCTACACTCATTTCGAGACTGAGAAGTTCTCTTGCCTTGTGATGGAGTTTTGTCCTGGAGGAGACTTGCATACTCTCAGGCAACGCCAGCCTGGGAAGCACTTCTCCGAGCAAGCGGTTAA ATTCTACATAGCAGAGTCGTTGCTAGCTATTGAGTACCTGCACATGTTGGGGATTGTGTACCGTGACCTCAAGCCTGAGAACGTTTTAGTTCGAGAAGACGGACATATAATGCTCTCTGACTTTGACCTCTCACTCCGGTGTCTTGTCAGCCCCACTCTGGTGAAATCTGCAGCCGTTGAGACGGATCCGTTACGCAAAAACGTGTACTGTCTTGAGCCAACTTGCATCCAACCGTCTTGCACCGTCGTCCCCACCACTTGCTTCTCTCCGCGTCTCTTCTCAAGCAAGTCTAAAAAGGAGCGCAAATCCAAGAACGACGCGGCAAATCAAGTTAGGCCGTTGCCAGAGCTGGTGGCTGAGCCAACCGACGCGCGTTCCATGTCGTTTGTGGGCACGCACGAGTACTTGGCCCCGGAGATTATCAAAGGGGAAGGGCATGGGAGTGCGGTGGACTGGTGGACTTTTGGGATATTTCTTTACGAGCTTCTCTTTGGGAGAACGCCTTTCAAGGGGTCTGGAAACCGACAGACGCTGTTCAACGTGGTTGGTCAGCCTCTGCGGTTTCCTGAGTCACCTGTGGTGAGTTTTGCAGCGAGGGACCTTATCAGGGGCCTGCTCATGAAGGAGCCGCAGCAGAGACTGGGGTTCAAAAGGGGAGCTACTGAGGTTAAGCAGCACCCGTTCTTCGAAGGTGTGAACTGGGCTTTGATCCGGTGTGCTACTCCACCTGAGATCCCAAAGCCGGTTGAGCTGGAGAGAGGACCTGTGAGTAGTTTTGCGGAAGAGTCACCAACGAGCCAGAAGACAGCAGCAGGTTTGGTTCTGAATGCTCAGAAAGGGTCTGATAACTATTTGGAATTTGATTTCTTCTAG
- the LOC108813247 gene encoding U-box domain-containing protein 37, producing the protein MQRRINEIEEEEEEDEDYGRTSLETVPESPFEGTSGTVSLSGEDDVYVGVGKGDSSMVALRWALDNLIPSSSSTLVFLIHVFPETHFIPYPLGRIAREQASEEQLEAFMSQEREKRRTLLSKFLQACSASKVKVETVLVESDSVAKAIQDLITILNIKKLVLGIDKSNAKKAKLLKGNSVAEQIVRSSAAETCEVKVICQGKKIEIEKPVTERTPSKPSIQLQPEKDQSNDPFGWVCFSKPKTTS; encoded by the exons ATGCAACGGAGGATCAATgagatagaagaagaagaggaagaggatgaagatTATGGAAGGACAAGCCTGGAGACTGTGCCAGAGAGCCCGTTTGAAGGAACCAGTGGAACAGTGTCTTTGAGCGGAGAAGACGACGTATATGTTGGAGTTGGTAAAGGAGACTCAAGCATGGTGGCATTGCGTTGGGCTCTCGACAATCTaatcccttcttcttcttctacactTGTTTTCCTCATCCATGTCTTCCCTGAGACTCACTTCATCCCTTACCCTT TGGGGAGGATAGCGAGGGAGCAAGCTAGTGAGGAACAACTTGAAGCCTTTATGTCTCAGGAAAgggagaagagaagaactctGTTAAGCAAGTTTCTTCAAGCCTGCTCTGCTTCTAAG GTGAAGGTAGAGACAGTACTGGTTGAGAGTGACTCGGTGGCAAAGGCTATACAAGACCTCATTACCATTCTTAACATCAAGAAGCTTGTTCTTGGGATCGACAAGTCTAATGCAAA GAAAGCAAAGTTATTAAAAGGAAACAGTGTTGCTGAACAGATAGTGAGGAGCTCCGCAGCAGAAACATGTGAGGTCAAAGTCATATGCCAAGGAAAAAAGATAGAGATAGAAAAGCCGGTGACGGAGAGAACCCCCTCCAAGCCCTCCATACAGCTGCAGCCGGAGAAAGATCAATCCAATGACCCTTTTGGTTGGGTTTGCTTTAGTAAGCCCAAAACTACCAGTTAG
- the LOC108848379 gene encoding SEC14 cytosolic factor, with translation MGMVCEEAIDKIQELIDQVEEEPLKKTFERVHQGYLRENLSRFLKARDWNVNQAHKMLVECLRWRVDNEIDSILSKPIVPSELYRDVRDSQLIGMSGYTREGLPVFAIGVGLSTFDKASVHYYVQSHIQINEYRDRVLLPSMSKKNGRPITTCVKVLDMTGLKLSALSQIKLVTIISTIDDLNYPEKTNTYYVVNAPYIFSACWKVVKPLLHERTTKKVHVLSGSGKDELLKIMDYTSLPHFCRRGSSGSSHHTQSADCFSVDHPFHQQLYNYVKHHYETQGQAEPAKQGSFHVGFPEPGAERVQIVKTIESELHKSEHCNGLGNPVDARKASP, from the exons ATGGGGATGGTTTGTGAAGAAGCTATTGATAAAATTCAGGAGCTCATAGATCAAG TTGAAGAGGAGCCACTGAAGAAAACATTTGAG AGAGTCCATCAGGGATACCTGAGGGAGAACTTGAGTCGTTTTCTGAAAGCACGTGACTGGAACGTGAACCAAGCTCATAAAATG CTGGTAGAGTGTTTGCGTTGGAGGGTGGATAATGAAATTGACAGTATCTTATCA AAACCAATTGTTCCTAGTGAGTTGTACAGAGACGTACGTGATTCTCAACTCATAGGAATGTCTGGTTACACAAGAGAG GGCTTGCCTGTCTTTGCTATTGGCGTTGGCCTCAGCACATTCGACAAAGCTTCG GTTCACTACTATGTCCAATCCCACATCCAAATCAATGAATACAGAGACCGTGTACTGCTG CCTTCTATGTCCAAGAAGAATGGGCGGCCAATAACCACCTGCGTTAAGGTTCTTGACATGACAGGGCTGAAACTTTCAGCACTGAGCCAAATTAAG TTAGTGACTATTATATCAACCATCGATGATCTAAACTATCCAGAGAAGACAAACACTTACTATGTTGTGAACGCTCCATATATATTCTCCGCCTGCTGGAAG GTTGTTAAACCTCTTTTACATGAGAGGACGACTAAAAAAGTTCATGTGTTATCCGGTTCTGGAAAGGATGAGTTATTGAAG ATTATGGACTACACATCCCTCCCACATTTCTGTAGAAGAGGAAGCTCTGGCTCATCTCACCACACTCAGAGTGCAGACTGTTTTTCTGTTGATCATCCCTTCCATCAACAGCTATACAACTATGTGAAGCACCACTATGAGACCCAGGGACAAGCTGAACCTGCAAAGCAAGGATCGTTCCACGTGGGTTTTCCTGAGCCTGGAGCTGAACGTGTTCAGATAGTCAAAACCATTGAATCTGAACTGCACAAGTCCGAGCACTGCAATGGTCTGGGGAATCCCGTTGATGCCAGAAAAGCAAGTCCATGA
- the LOC108848380 gene encoding protein C2-DOMAIN ABA-RELATED 11 translates to MGEPLGLLQVTVIRGKKLAIRDFKSSDPYVIVKLGNESSKTKVINNCLNPVWDEELSFTLKDPAAVLALEVFDKDRFKADDKMGHATLSLQPLISVARLRHIVHVSSDGETTLRKVLPDSDNCVSRESTISCINGEVVQSVWLKLCAVESGEIELKIKLIDPPGTK, encoded by the exons ATGGGCGAGCCACTAGGACTGCTCCAGGTGACTGTTATTCGAGGAAAGAAACTGGCTATCAGAGACTTCAAGTCAAGTGATCCTTACGTGATTGTCAAATTGGGGAATGAG TCATCCAAGACCAAAGTGATCAACAACTGCCTGAATCCTGTGTGGGATGAGGAACTGAGCTTTACACTCAAAGACCCTGCAGCAGTTCTCGCATTG GAAGTGTTTGATAAAGATAGGTTCAAGGCAGATGACAAGATGGGTCATGCCACTCTCAGCCTTCAGCCGCTCATCTCAGTAGCCAGACTAAGGCATATAGTGCATGTCTCCTCTGATGGTGAGACAACGCTTAGGAAAGTGTTACCTGATTCTGACAACTGTGTATCTCGGGAGAGCACAATCAGTTGCATAAACGGAGAGGTGGTGCAGAGCGTGTGGCTAAAGCTGTGCGCTGTTGAATCGGGTGAGATTGAGTTAAAGATCAAGTTGATTGATCCTCCTGGAACAAAGTAG